The window GACCGCGCACGGTCAAGTCGCTGTCGTTGGGGTTGTCGATGCGAAAGTGCAGGATGAATTTCTGCTCGAGCAGTTTGGCCCGTACCACTTCGACTTTCACCAGGTGCACGGCGGGGTCGCGGGTGTCGTCGCTGAACCATGAGGCGCAGCCGCTGAGCCCGAGAAACAGGCAAAGGGCGAGCGATTGCAGTGCGCGTCGTTGAGCAAACATGGAGCAGCTCCTTTTGTTGCTCAGTCTAGCCGTAAAAGATCGCAGCCTTCGGCAGCTCCTACATGTGAACCCATTCCAATGTAGTAGCTGCCGAAGGCTGCGAGCTTTTGATCTCAAGCGCCAAAGTAACCCGCGCAGCACTTCTTGAATTTCTGCCCACTGGCACATGGGCAACTGTCGTTGCGCCCCAGCTTCAACTGCACGGTCGGATCAATGAAGTACCAGCGGCCGGCGTTCTGCACAAACGATGAGCGCTCACGGTGGCTGTGTTCGCCCTGGGCGTCGTGCCAGCGCGCAGTGAAGGTGACGAAGGCGTGTTCCGGCTGGCCGCCGAAGACTTCCGAACTTTCGACCTCTAGGCCGAGCCAGGTGCTCTGCGCGCTCCAGGCACTGATCGACTGCCGGTCGAGGCC of the Pseudomonas sp. Seg1 genome contains:
- a CDS encoding YchJ family protein; protein product: MSTAICPCGSGNLLDACCGHYHEGHPAPCAEALMRSRYSAYVLGLIDYLVGTTLPAQQSGLDRQSISAWSAQSTWLGLEVESSEVFGGQPEHAFVTFTARWHDAQGEHSHRERSSFVQNAGRWYFIDPTVQLKLGRNDSCPCASGQKFKKCCAGYFGA